The DNA segment tgggcttgggcttcatgggcttgagcgtcctctacttggtttccatcatagaGGCCGAAAGGGCCAAGCATGCAAAGGAACGAGCGAGGGAGAAAGTTGAGGctgaagagagagagaaaacatTATCCGTCGAGGTGAAAAAGTGTCAGTCTTTAATGATGCACATAAGTGAAGACTCTTTCTACTAAGGCCTACATCAAGCGACCTTCTTCCACGACATACCTGTTGAAGACTCTAGGTATGACATCGAGAAAGATGTCGTGGGAAGAAAGTTAGTGTCGATCAACGGAGGTGCCGACAAGGTGATGAAGGAGGTCGACGGTGACGGAGAAAATGCCACACCCCGCAATGAGCCAGAACCATCCTTCGAGGAGTTGTTTGAACCACTTTGATCGAATATATCCTGGAGCCAGGATGTAGGCCTAAACAATGTTTAAATTTGTCTTAGTTTAGAACTTTATAATTTCATGCTTGAACATGTTCGCTTTTTGATAGACTGGTAAACATAATATATGTACATTATTTGTTCGTAGCCTTTTCTTGCtcgttttcataaaaaattggGTTGACTGAGACTATACTTCTTTCAAGCATTTAGTTATAAATATTGAACGTTAAACCGATATAAGGGCAACAACTGATGGTTGACCGTCGAGCATATAGAAAGATAATTTTGCACTTAGTTAATTTAAGTGATTTAACTCGAAATAAAATTTGATCGATTGAACGGTGGGCAACAATAAAATGCTAACACTTTGATTGAAGAGAATATGGCTTGAACAATTTTGACTTTGATTAACCGgtaaagaattattttatatcgATTGTCGGATGCGAATTTTATTTCGATCGCTCTAtacaatatttatttcattCTGGTTGCTTGACGTGATATTTATTTCATTCTGATTGCTCGACGCGATATTTATTTCATATCGCTCGCGATATTTTATATGGTTTGGATTGAATCGTTGTTAACGATGATAATTGTGTTCGGTCGACCCTAGATGGCCTATTTAGAGTTATTCTAGTTAACTTAGAATAATGAAGTGCGCGGGTCGAGGTCAGACTCTCAATGAAGACGATTGGAGTTACAACTCCTTAATTTAATTTGGATTGTTATGTGTGTTGTTCGGGCCATGTGTGGTGGTTTAGTTGAACTGATTGAGGGGTTATCCTTAATGGTCAATACAATAGCCAGCCGCCAGCCACTATGTCTACAATGCGAAATGGTCCTTCCCAATTACTTGAGAACTTACCATCTTTCTTTCGGGCGTCACTGCGCATTCACCAGACCATGTCTCCCTTTTGAAAGTTTCTTGGCTTCACCTTAGAATTATATCTTCTTGCCACCCACATTTTGCACGCTTCTTCTCTTATTCTACTTTTGTCTCTAAGTTCATTGATAAGGTTAAGGGCGACCCACAAACTTTCTTtattcaaatccaaatccaatgTTTGTCCTACCTCGGCCCTACGGTGgacgccaattgtacctgtataGGTTGAGGGGCCCATAAAGTACCTATGACTGGACGTACAATTGTTGACGTGTCGGTGATCTCCAGATTCCTTTAAGTCTCCTTCCTTCAATGCTGATGCTTGGTCGGTCGGGGGGTTACCTGCGAATTGCACTCGATGCTAAAGTAAATATTCTATTTTAAGTGTGTTCTGGTAGaatatgaaaaacgtaccttactcCTGCACAGAGGGCTCTATTTATAGCATTGGTTTATGGGTCTTGACCTTGATGGGCCGAACATCAGTTATTAACTTATATGTATAGTGGTTCCTTGATATCAGGAACATGTACCTTTCAgttattcaattattttcacATACTTTGGGATGCACATTGACTCATTCAATGCTACTTGTAACTGTAGCTACTTACGGCATTTCCTATGTTCTTTGACTCGTGTGGTCGGTCAACGAGACCGAGACTAACTCGTTCAGTATCGATAAAAAGTATTCATAGATTTCGATACTCAcgaataactttttaaaaattaaaattattttgaaatataaattcaaataaaatttgatcttaaaatataatttaaataaaattatttgacaAAATATTAGTACAAATAAATATAGTCtttataaacaaaattcaaataagtTAGTTCACAAAGTATaagttaagaaaataatttctttaaaaacactttaatttcataagtttaaataatttataaaatcaaattataaataaattttttattattaatttttctttcatcaatacttaaagttaaagtccttctTTGAACATTTTGATTGATACCTCAAGTTCAAGTGAGATgtataaaaaacaataattatgtAGAAAGATACCAAGTTCACCAAAACTAAAAGTTCAATAATCTTAACAAGTTCAAGACCTAGGTTTTTacttagtaaaaaaatatattactcaAAATAGCTAATAATGCTCATTTTGACACTTTAAGCTTTACTAAAAAAACTCATGTAATCATCTCCATCCATCTATTTCAATTTCAATACAGAGACTATCAATTCAATGTCAATAGCAATCAACTCAAATCAATAATTCAATGTAGTTTGAAAGAGTCTCACTTATTTGGAAGTTGTAATTACCAAATCATTCTAAGAATGTTAGAActcaaataatatattaaaaaattaagagatatttagaataaaaaattattctaaattgAATGTTTTCGGATGGAAATTATCTAAACTCGTCATCTATTTCGGATGAgaattgtgataaaaaaaatggacaGAGAAGGATGGAGATGAGAAGTTTTGAGAGAGAAGAAGGAATCAATGGAAGAAACAGTAAAAACAAGACAGAgaagaaagaaacaaaagaaaaaaaaaaggttgttTCTCCTCCATCCCAACAAATGACTTCTTGCACTCCATCATTCTCACACAAAAGACCATTTTACTAACTTTTGGATTATTCTTTCTAGAATATTTTCTGGAACATACTTTCCAGAACACATTTTGTGAATTCCATACCATTCTGGAAATTAAAAACATGTATTCTAGAAAAGATATTCTGAAATAATTTTTTGCCTTCTGAATTTGTATTCCAGAAATACATTTTGCTTATGGAATCTCTattctagaaatatttttttgctTATGGAACCTTTATTCCAGAATCATCCAAAATTATCAAGAATAATGTTGGTATTGCAtagaatgtaggggtgcaggaagaaaaatgcaggggtgtaggaagaaatacCCAAGAAAAAATAACAGAAAAGAAAGGGAATGGGCCCTAAGGCCTAAACTTTACGGATTCAACCAAGTAAAGGTTGAGAACCggactgcttcttcctgcaaCCCCATATTTTCTTGTGGCACCctatattaaatatgaaaaatatctttttatctttcttgtGTCACGCCCATACATAattcagaaaatatttttggatcCGGAAGTGTTCTCCAGATTATAAAATCCggaagaaattaaaataaaaaatctggattacataatttgaaagcTAATCTTGGATCCGAAAGTAGCTTATgtattatgtaatccataatatattttaaaaaaatagtatttcagattacataatctagaagtcTTTTCTGGATTTAAGAGtaacttatggattatgtaatctaggtATATTCTGGATTAAATAATCCAGAAACTattcttatattaaaaaaaacttctgaattatgtaatttgagAGCTAATCACGAATATGAGAAAAggtttttggattatataattcaaaagttaattacaaatttaaaagaaaacttctgaattatgtaatctagaatataaactagactttaattttttttaatagaaaaacatttttagaatacaaatttttttatgagaGTGGTACAAAAACATATGAAGGTGCATAAAGAAAGAAGCAGTGTGAGAACAGTTGAGAGAAATCTAAAGAGTGAAATATTAGCGCATATTGCATATTTATTTCTGTacttgaattttgtttttttcaaaataaaaaattgtttgagAGAACTAGTCTACTAAAATTATTATCGAAAATAatgttttcttttcaattttataagaaaaaaaaaacatctttaaATTCTTGTGGACCCTGTATTTTTCCCTCACTTCCATTATCAACAAACTAGTTttctaaaactattttagaaTGTAAAAGCAATAACATAATCAAACACACCCCTACACTTTGTTTTTTCTCTGTCAAAGGAAGTAACAATGCCCCTGTTATCACCATTTCGGTTTGAAACTTCTGATTATTTATACTCACAAAATAACGTTAATTTTGGTTGTGAAAGGATAGACATAGTAGGAGTCTTGAACTTAATGAAGTCAAGGTCGCGATTGGGATGGATATTTGCTCCATTCAGATCATATTTCGCTGTCTTTAACTTAAAACGATTACATTGAATAAAAGTTCACTAATAATAGTCTTGGATTTTTCTCATATATCATCTCTTTGGATTACTAATACAAAATTTGCAATGTTGCATGTCGCTTAATTCTCAAATTAAAGGCAACGCCATTGTACTTGTCTGAATTGGCTCCAACCAGATGGCGAGGCGCGTTCAACACCGGCTTCCAATTCTTCATCGGAATCGGCGTGGTGGCGGCGAACTGCATCAACTACAGCACCGCGAGGGTTCCATGGGGGTGGCGCATGTCCCTGGGCCTCGCCACAGTCCCCGCAATCATCATGACAATCGGTGCCTTCCTAATCCCCGACACTCCGAACAGCCTAGTAGAACGCGATCGCATAGACGAAGCTCGAAATGCCCTCCGCAAAGTGCGGGGCCCCACCGTGGATGTGGAACCGGAACTCCAACAACTCATTAAATTGTCGCAGCTTTCCAAAGCCATGGAAAAGGAAAGCGTTAGGACCATTGTTGAGGAACAGTACCGGCCTCAGTTGGTGATGGCGTTCGTTATTCCACTGTCTCAGCAGCTTACGGGGATCAACATTGTGGCTTTCTATGCTCCTAACCTCTTTCAGTCTGTGAGCTTCGGCAATGACTCTGCGTTGCTTTCCGCCGTTATACTCGGACTCGTCAACCTCGCTTCCATCCTCGTCTCAACTGCGGTTGTCGATCGATTTGGCAGAAGATTCTTGTTCATAGTCGGTGGCCTTCAAATGCTTCTCTGCATGGTACGTCAAATCAAGCTTTATTGCATGTCAACTTGTCATTAGACAATGCTGTAACAAATCTTTATGGTCTTGTTTGTTACTGATTATGGAAAAGATTAGTTTGACATTAGCGAATGACCATAACCAATGCTGGAATTAATTGCATATATTTTGCACTGTGTCTGTACTAAAATGTTTTGATGATTGTGAAGCTTGCGGTGGCTATTGTGCTGGCAGTGGAGAGTGGTGTTCATGGTACAGAGAACATTTCAAAGGGCAACACCATATTGGTACTAGTATTGTTGTGCTTCTACGCTGCAGGTTTTGGTTGGTCCTGGGGCCCTCTTTGCTGGCTAATTCCGAGTGAGATTTTTCCCTTAAAGATAAGATCCACTGGACAAAGCATTGCCGTGGCAGTGCAATTCTTGACCGTCTTTGTTCTATCCCAGACGTTCTTGACAATGCTTTGCCACTTTAAGTTTGGGGCTTTCCTCTTCTACGCGAGTTGGATTGCAGTCATCACCATCTTTATCATACTGTTCTTGCCCGAGACCAAAGGAATTCCTTTGGATTCAATGAATGCAATATGGAGCAAACACTGGTATTGGCGAAGGTTTATGGTTAAAGGACAAGTTAGCCGAGATAATCATCCAATGACTAGTTAGTATTAGTTAGTACATATAAATATGTTTGGTTTTGCTTGTAGGtcgaaaataaaattatctgcAACTTAAAGACTGTGGCTACATGCATAATGTATATGAAAGCAAGAAAGTCTAAATGTATGGTTGGATGTATTTGCATCTCTAACTTCtcattctttttgttttaaCTCTTATATGCTTTGTTTGGATAAGAATTAGGAATAGAAAAATGATGAATTTGTGGAAAAAGTGTtttggattaaaaaaaatggaaagtaaagaaaaataaatgagaatatttatgaaagtttgtgtTTGAGGTAATGAATGCGGttgatttttctttaattgctgaaaagtaaaattataattttttttatcataaaaattatttaaaaataaaatataattacttgTTTATTCAtgtttgaattaaaatattatttttattacgaTCAAATATcctagttaaaaaaatataaattatctgacaaaaagttatataacataaatttattaaataattttattaataatattattaaatatttttattacataaattttgttgatatttaatatttaatattttatttttatttttattaatattattttattttatttttattacattatattatataatcgattatatttCCCATATAATTTGTTATGTAATTTGATAGTCGATTTCATTTTATGAATGAAATCTCTTATTAcattactgatttttttttcaaatccacgtgactttctttttctttccattCATGTTAGTGACGATGAAAAACCAAGCCatatatacttttaaatttatGCTCAAATTTCTTTGCAAATATATGGAATCAAATACGAGTGTCTCTCTTAAATTTGTCTGAGTGAACAATAATCATCTAAAAAGAAACACAACATTAATATCTAATTTGTAGTAGAATTGACATATCTCTTTTATAGATTAGACATAAAACCAACCAACCAATGAGATCTTACAAGCCCATTTCATATAGATTCTCATTTCATATAGATTCTAGTGCAAGTTGGTGTAATGATGGTGGCAATAGTTGGCAATTGCTTCTTCCACTCCATAATTTCTtcctgagttttttttttatcagcaaagaataaataaattaaaggagACATTTCAGGgatgtcccaacccttatacaggaACCTTACACCACATGTAATGAACCACATATAGATTAAGGTTACCAAACCATAGAAAAACCAGTACAACAGTGCCCTTCATAAGTTGGTTCCATACCAGATATAGAGAAGGCTACACACCAGCAAAATGACCATAGGACTTGTCCCAGCCAGACCATGTGTGACCTCTCTAGGGGGTGTTACATAGCTCATAACCAGACTTTACCCCGTGATTACAACCTGCATAGTTGAGCATAACCGCACTTATGGAGAGTTAACCACTAGTTAACCGGCATTTACCTCCAGGAACACATGGTTTTGACATAACCGACTTATTAACTCCACAACCCCTCTGCTTCTGAACCCGTTCTGCAGCTCCTGCTAGTTCTGCACCTACTCAGCTTGAGTAAGACACGAAGCCACCCTAGTCCAGATACACCCTTTTATAGCTCCACAGAGGCTTCCCCGCACCTTCATACATAAAAGCTACGCCCTACTACCATTCCACAACAAACGAACCTTCTAAGTCACCGGCACCCTGCATACTCCAATTGTACACCAGCACCCTTAGAACCACCTTATACCATCCAAACAATTCCACAACCGATCCACCCACTAAACCTCTCTTGACTTAGGCAAACCACCCACCAATGTTAATACCATGTCATACACTTCTTCCAGAGAGTAGACCCTGCAACCTATGTACCTCAACCCAGCTACCCTTACATGGTTACACTTCAACACGAGTTGGAccccaaaaagaaaaaa comes from the Phaseolus vulgaris cultivar G19833 chromosome 8, P. vulgaris v2.0, whole genome shotgun sequence genome and includes:
- the LOC137825608 gene encoding sugar transport protein 5-like codes for the protein MAVGAFSVDASSPRSFDGKITLSVLITCIVAASSGLIFGYDIGITGGVTTMKPFLEKFFPSILRKSSRAETNVYCVYDNQLFTLFTSSLHLAGFISSLLAARVTTALGRRNTMTFGGCIFFAGGAINGAAQNIFMLILGRILLGFGVGFTNQATPLYLSELAPTRWRGAFNTGFQFFIGIGVVAANCINYSTARVPWGWRMSLGLATVPAIIMTIGAFLIPDTPNSLVERDRIDEARNALRKVRGPTVDVEPELQQLIKLSQLSKAMEKESVRTIVEEQYRPQLVMAFVIPLSQQLTGINIVAFYAPNLFQSVSFGNDSALLSAVILGLVNLASILVSTAVVDRFGRRFLFIVGGLQMLLCMLAVAIVLAVESGVHGTENISKGNTILVLVLLCFYAAGFGWSWGPLCWLIPSEIFPLKIRSTGQSIAVAVQFLTVFVLSQTFLTMLCHFKFGAFLFYASWIAVITIFIILFLPETKGIPLDSMNAIWSKHWYWRRFMVKGQVSRDNHPMTS